The sequence ACCGGAGAAAGATCAGAAAGGGGAGAGATTAAAGAAATTGGAAGTGGATCTTGCCCGAGAAGATGCCGAGATTTTAAGAAGAGAAATGAAAGACATCAGGGCTTTTGTAGAGGCCAGGAAATTTGCTGAGGGGGTCAACCGTGATCCGAACACGTACCTGGAAAAATTTTACACTTCGGTCGTAAAGGGACTTTCGAAAGGCGTCCTTTTGCCTTTTTACTGGCTCGCCTGTCAAATTGCCAAACTGATTAATTGGGTTCGTGTGCGTCAAGGGAAAGAACCGCTGAGTAAGAATTTTATAGAGGATTGGATGGTTCCAGTTATTGAAGATATTTTTTTGCTGGTCGGATTTTTCTGGGGGCCTTTAGGATATGTGACGGGAAGAGCGGTTTTTGTGGGGCTGCATGCAGTCCAGAATCTGTCAACGGTAGATTTCGCGACGATGCCCAACACGCAAGATGAAGATTTTGTCGTCCTCCCAATCAAAGATAACTCGGTAATCCCCAAAAGCAAACCGATACGATCTACGGGTGCCAGAAAGTTTTTTCGCATCTTTCAAAGGGTCGGGTTTTTTCAGACAAGATTCGATCTTTTTGATAATCCTTACTTGGGTGTCTGGAGAAAGTTTGAGAAGCTCCTTTTCAGCGCGTTTGGAAAAGTCGTAAGTCATTTTGAAAGGCCGATTTTCCGTTTGATATCTCTTGCTGAAACTCTACCCAAGCCTCTTGCGCTTTCAAGAGAAGCGATGAAAGCAGGGTTTGCGGCCTCCAACTCTTCTTCGAACTCAATCAGTGCTTCTTTGCTAAAAAGAATGGCAATGGTTTTACCTTTCTTGTCAGTAATTCTAACAATTCCCTTTGTTGGAAAAGGAAATTTTGAAATTCTTGAAGAATCAAGCGGTACGACCTTTTCTTCAATGAGTCCTCTGATGGCATCAGTAATCATGTTTACTCCTTGCATTAAATATAACCCATTCCCTTCGCAATATAAAGCCAAATCGGTGTTTTACAAAATTGCTTTTCCTCTATTGATGAGCCTCATGGCCCTGATTCCATCACTTATCGCGATCGCTTTCGGGATGGAGGATGGCATGTCCTCCTCGTCCTTCCTCCCTCTTCCCTCTTTCCTTCTCGGTCTTACCGCCCACATCCGATCGAATCGTTGGGTGACCTTGCATCCCGGAACAAATTTTGGGAAGGGGGTGTTGGGGCAAGATCGTTGGTCCCCTGAAGAAGGGGAGGTTATTAAAAGTGAAGTGAGACTTCTCCTCAAGAGATTGGGGATTGAATCGCGGGTCAATCTTGAAAAGTTTCTTGATTCTATTAAGCCGTTTGGGATAGGGCATCGTGTATTAGACGCTTTTCCTATTTTTATGATTTCTATGTTGTTGGGTCTTTCAGGAAATATGATTCTGTGTTTATTCGGGGGATCTGATTTTGGGGAAGGGGCTTGGGTTGTTCTTCAGATTTCTTCCTTTCTTTTTTTAATTTATTTAGTGAGTCGATGGCTGGGCCCTATCGAACCATTAAGGGGGCTTCATTTCAGAAGCGCAATTTTTGGAAATGGAATTGCAGTTCCACATCTCTTTAAGAAAAGCCTCTTTTTTAAAGGAGAAGAACCTCGAGCTATATTGTGGCATGAAGTAACCCATTGGTTGGAAGCAGAGGGTTTGGTTCCAGAAGGGTCTTTTCCAAGAGGAGTCGAGCTTCTTCGGAAATTAGAACTATGGCAAGTGTCCATTTTAGATTCAGAAATCGTTCGTGAGTATCCGAAAAATTCTTATGAGGCTCTGGACAAATTGCGAAAAAAATTCTTGCAAGGCTTAGTTGATCGAGGAGACGGTTCTTTCTCGAGCGATGCAGAACTTTATTTCTATGAATTAATAGGTTTGGAGAATGGTCACGAGGAACTGTTAGATCGGATTCGAGATTTAAAACAAAGATCGCAGAATAGCAAGAACCATTACGAATCGGGAGAAATTTTGGCAGCCGTAGCCTTGGGTATAGGAACCATTCTGTCACTTCGTGGGGTTGTAGAGCCGAATAGTTCAGGTGTGATTGAGGGCGCCTTCCGTTTCTTGCGAGAGGCTATGGGATGTTCTAGTTGGGCTCAAGCCGCAATTCTGGCGCTTGGAGGAAGGAAAGAAACAGATTTTGGTGCCGATCCAGGCCTTCAAAAAGGCGTCCTTCTCCCCTTTTATTGGCTCGCTTGTCAAATCGCCAAACCGATTGATTGGATTCGTGTGAGTAAAGGGAAAGAACTGCTGAGCAAGGATTTCAAAGAAGATTGGATTGTTCCATTTATTGAAGAGGGTTTCCTACTGCTCGGCTTTTTCTGGGGACCTTTGGGGTATGTGGCGGGAAGAGGGATTTTTGTGGTGTTGCATGCGGTACAAGATTATTTTACTCGGATGTGGCCGGACTCAAGAAGAATAATAAGACCTTTAAACTCTTTTTCAGAAAGCTCGTCGAATAACCTTTTAAGGGATTCCACAATTTTATCTGCGTACGGAGGATGGATTTGGACGTGGATAATGTCGAAATCTTCAGGCGGGTACAGTCTCGTGTTGGTGAAATCCTTGTCAATGCTGATCAGTATTCTTTCTTCTCTCTTTGCAAGTTTGGCTAACTCTGGATCTGTGGTAGAAGGAATTGTCCGAATTGCATCATGGCCAAGCCCTTTAAGGAATTTGAGGATTTTAAGAGGGACATCTTCATCAATAAGAAATTTCACCGAGTGGCCTAGATTGATTTTTGAAAGAGTGTGTATTCCTGGTTTTTGGCATATTCAGCGGCAAAATGAAGAGCTGCCCGGATATGCTCAAGCGTCAACTCTGGGTAATAATTCTCTCCTACAATTTCTTCAGATTTTACTCCGCCTTCAAGAAGTTCCAGAACAATATAGACAGGGATTCTTGTCCCTCGGAAGCAGGGCTTCCCATGGTGAATCAGGGGGTCAACCATTAAGTATTCGTCAAGCAAGCGATCCATTTTTACCTGGAGAAAATCATACATCATCTTCTCCAAAATATAAAGCCGAATCGGTGGTTCACAATATCGCCTTTCCTCTCTTTGAGTCTGTCAGGGGCCGTGATTGGCGGGACGATCGTCCTGCCATGGCTTTGGGAAAGGCGCTTGGAACTGTTGGGAAGGGAAGACATTCTCTAGGCAAAGGTTCCCGTCTTCCCTTTTACTGGCTCGCCTGCCAGATTGCCAAACCGATTGATTGGGTTCGCGTGCGTCAAGGGAAGGAGCGGCTCGGCAAGGATTTTATAGAGGACTGGATTGTTCCGTGGATTGAAGAGGCTGTTTTACTGCTGGGCTTTTTCTGGGGGCCGTGGGGGTATGTAGTGGGAAGAGGAATTTTTGTGATGCTGCATGCGGTGCAAGATGTAGATGAGGCGCATGTCATTTTATTTCAAAAGATGCAAGAATTCCTGCACCGATATCTTGGCATCTCGGATAATCCCTCTGAGCGTCCAGCGGTCAACTTCTCTATGGTTGGGAATGACCAAAGTAATTTGATGGGCTGGATGAAAAAGCTTTACGTGACTCCCTCTTTGACTCACCTTATGATATCCCGCTCGCAAGAAGGCTCGAATCACTTCGTTGCCGGAGATAAGGGGAGGTTTCATAGAGCAAGGCTGAGTACTTTGTGGGAAGCTCTTGGGCGGATGTCCTTTGGATCGGGTTCCAGATATAAAAGAATCGCTTCTTTAATATTTCTCATGGCTTCTTTTTGTGTTCTTCCCTGGCTGTGGCAACCTGGCAGTGAAGGGACCCTTGCCGTAATATATCCATCATCTCCTTCTTCCAATATAATTTTAAGCTTCATCTCTTTACCCCTTTTTTGTAAGGATAACTCATTTTCCCTTAAATATAAAGCCAAATCGGTGTTTTACAA comes from Chlamydiota bacterium and encodes:
- a CDS encoding type II toxin-antitoxin system RelE/ParE family toxin codes for the protein MTYDFSKRAEKELLKLSPDTQVRIIKKIESCLKKPDPLKDAKKLSGTRRSYRFAFGDYRVIFDWEDDKIFILRVGHRREIYR
- a CDS encoding DUF5615 family PIN-like protein, whose translation is MKFLIDEDVPLKILKFLKGLGHDAIRTIPSTTDPELAKLAKREERILISIDKDFTNTRLYPPEDFDIIHVQIHPPYADKIVESLKRLFDELSEKEFKGLIILLESGHIRVK
- a CDS encoding DUF433 domain-containing protein — encoded protein: MDRLLDEYLMVDPLIHHGKPCFRGTRIPVYIVLELLEGGVKSEEIVGENYYPELTLEHIRAALHFAAEYAKNQEYTLFQKSI
- a CDS encoding type II toxin-antitoxin system HicA family toxin, whose amino-acid sequence is MKPPLISGNEVIRAFLRAGYHKVSQRGSHVKLFHPAHQITLVIPNHREVDRWTLRGIIRDAKISVQEFLHLLK
- a CDS encoding type II toxin-antitoxin system HicB family antitoxin, which translates into the protein MKLKIILEEGDDGYITARVPSLPGCHSQGRTQKEAMRNIKEAILLYLEPDPKDIRPRASHKVLSLAL